One stretch of Bremerella cremea DNA includes these proteins:
- a CDS encoding DUF447 domain-containing protein: MSLAPLRIVEGMLTTENADGTVNVAPMGPKVDESFTRFLLRPFPGSRTYENLLQARKATFHVTDDVAMIAQAAVGELLTEPTFIPTEMPGYHVLANCCRWYQLEAVEVETTGERAALTCRVVAGGRQRDYFGLNRAKHAVLELAILATRVHLLPGEEIDQTIGMLTPWVEKTGGQAEIEAFAFLQNVIAERRNAENGARESS; this comes from the coding sequence ATGAGCCTAGCGCCGCTACGTATTGTCGAGGGGATGCTGACCACCGAAAACGCCGACGGCACGGTGAACGTTGCCCCGATGGGGCCCAAGGTGGATGAATCGTTCACGCGATTTCTGCTGCGTCCCTTTCCTGGTTCGCGGACGTACGAGAACTTGCTGCAGGCGCGGAAAGCGACCTTTCATGTGACCGACGACGTCGCGATGATCGCCCAAGCGGCGGTCGGCGAGTTGCTGACCGAGCCGACGTTTATCCCGACCGAGATGCCCGGCTATCACGTGCTGGCAAACTGTTGCCGCTGGTACCAGCTAGAAGCGGTGGAAGTCGAGACCACTGGCGAGCGGGCCGCGCTGACTTGCCGCGTGGTTGCTGGCGGACGCCAGCGCGATTATTTCGGGCTGAACCGAGCCAAGCATGCCGTGCTGGAACTGGCGATTCTGGCCACCCGCGTCCATTTGCTGCCGGGGGAAGAGATCGACCAGACGATTGGCATGCTGACCCCTTGGGTCGAGAAAACGGGTGGCCAGGCAGAGATCGAGGCGTTCGCTTTCCTGCAAAACGTGATTGCCGAGCGGCGTAACGCGGAAAACGGCGCCCGGGAATCGTCCTGA